The Sus scrofa isolate TJ Tabasco breed Duroc chromosome 6, Sscrofa11.1, whole genome shotgun sequence region CTTCGAAGACAAGAGGACAGACTAATTTGAGATACCTGTAAATTTTATAGTCCAGATGTTCCTTCTCTACCCAGGGACAACCATTTTGCTTCAGATCAGCAGCTGTTTCATGCATGTCCATTGCTGCCTTTGGTCAAAGGAGCCCCAGCTGGGCATCAGAATAGCCCAGCTGGCTTGTGGTTCAGTGTGAGGCTTAAAGGCGAGGTGTGTTGGGGTGGGAGTTGGCGGTTAACATCCAGATGATATGGTGTAGTAGCTGACAGTGTGGCATTCATTTCCTGCCCTCCCACTTCCTAGAGGTATGACCAAATCACTTTACCTCGAGGTATCGGTTTCTCCATCTGCACCTTCCCCATGGTGTCATTAGCAAGATGATATTGGTTCATAggcacttagaatagtgcctgactTATGGCCAATTGTTGAAGTGTTAGCTTTTACTACTCCTTGGACACAAGCTTGTTGTTTGCAAGGCTGGGATGTGTGGTCACagtggcaacacaggatttggAGTCCACCTACTTGTGATCTTAAATGACTTGAGCACATGCTGACCCTCCCGTGTCTGTGTTCACTGTCTCGcagccaggaagaggaggaggaggcctctTCAAGGTACTATGTCCCCAGCTACGAGGAAGTGATGAACACGAATTACTCGGAAGCGAGGGAACCGGACCAGAACCCCAGGATGAGCATTTCTCTCCCCTCCTATGAGTCTCTGACGGGGCTGGACGAGACGACCCCCACCACAACTAGGGCCGACATAGAGACCAGCCCAGGGAACCCCCCCGACAGGCAGAACTCCAAGCTGGCCAAACGCCTGAAGCCGCTGAAAGTTCGAAGGATAAAATCCGAAAAGCTGCACCTCAAAGACTTTAGGATCAACCTGCCAGACAAAAATGTGCCTCCCCCATCCATCGAGCCTTTGACTCCCCCTCCACAGTACGAGGAGGTCCAGGAGAAGGCCCCCGATGCCCGGCCTCCCGACTGACGGACCCTCCCGGGCGTGTTCCCTCCTGTCACTCATCCTCTGCACCAACAGACCCCAGATGAAGCCACTACAGTCACTGTTGAGAAGCGGAGGGGCCGGATGTGTACTTAGCAGtttggcctgggggtgggggaggtgagagGTTCTGGGATTTAGGAGCGACTCTGCTGTCCCCAGACCCTCATGTAGCAGGTGCATCGGAAAGAGCTGCTGCCTTGGATCTCGGGATGCAGTGACCCCATCCAGGGACTCGGCACACAAGCATcttccctgttcttgctcagctCTGAATGGTCCAGGACAGCCCTCCTCAATCCAGTTAGGAAAGGATACCCAGCAGCTGGTTTAGtgtgtctggttttgttttgcttccacTAGGACAGTTTGGTTCCCAAAAGATAACAAGTTAATGCCTTTGCTCTCTCACTGGCGTCCCTAACTGTGGGTAGGAGATAGGACCAGCTTTGTAGAAAGGACATGGGCCCGTTTCATGAGTTAAGCAAAACGAGAGGCTGGAGGATTACATGGGGGtgaggcctggggtggagggaggggttcTCAGAGCCCCTAATGCCATCAGTTCTTGTGAGGGCCCAAGGCCTGAGGATGCACAAGATCCTCGTTTTAATCGGTCGACTTTACTCGTCTCAtgtgaaatggcaaaaaaggaaaagctgtatgagatgttctGTTCCCTCTAAAGCCGTGCAGTTGAGctttttgtaataaaatgttttatatgtcaTATACTTGGTGCCGAATTACTTTAGCGGCGCTTCCAAAACGGATTTGCTGAGGGAGAAACCTCCCTGCTGAGAGTGACACTGGCTAATAGATACTGCACATTTAGTTTAGGGCAGACGCTGTGCTAAGCACTTCCCATATTCATCCCATTTTCAACCGTACCCAAGCCAGGTCTTACTACCATGTTATAGGTTAGTTCACAGAGAATCAGTTTCATTAAAGGGGCCCCTGTCACACCGCtgctaagtggcagagctgggatttgaacccaggcctccagagcctgagttctTAAACACTCTACAGTACCACTCAGTGCAAAGAGCTTTGTTAGACTTTGAATGAGAACCTGTGCCTCCCAAGAGCTGAGATTTTCCCCATCAACCCACATCCCCAACAGAAAGTTCTGGTTATTTAGACAGCAGCTTTCGGCCCGTCTAAACACCTCATGACATCTCCTCCCCTGAGAGCTGGCTTAGGTAACTGTATGATCATGCCAGACATGGGTGAGCATGTCCTCATGGAGAAGGCAGGGtgcaagaaagaggcagagaggcaAGGAAGTTATCTGCAGTATCAAaaccaaagcaggagttcctgttgtggctcagccggttaagaatccataaggatatgggttctgtccctggcctcgctcagtgggttaaggaactggcattgccgtgagctgcggtgtaggttgaagacactgctaggatcccgagttgctgtggctgtggtgtaggccagcagctgtagctccaattggacccctagcctgggaacctccatatgccacaggtgcggccccccaccaaaaaaaaaaaaagaattaaaaaataataataaagcaggtCACCTTCACCTCAAAAATCCCCAAGGGTACAAGCATGGTTTTTGCTCACTGGTTCAGATTTATCAGAGCCCTTCATCTTTGGACTACaaggggaaacaaacaaacaaaaaaaaagctctaaGGGTAAAAACTGAAGAAAGACCCTagcccttccttttctctccgtCATGTTTTTGTTCTTGAGGTAAATATAacaaaggcagagacagaggagaaaagtcaaaagccacccACCTGTTCTTGGGCCTTAACTGGGCCCAGGGCTGTGAAAGAGCATCCCACCCCATCCAAAAGGAAGAATCTCAGCAGCCATCTTGGTGTCATGTGACCAGCCTCTCAAGTCACAGCTGATAGGCCCCCAGGTATGTGTCCACCTGACTCAGGAGAACCAATCAGAAGCTGGACTGTGCCGTACTCATCCCTCCCAGGAATTGGTCCTGAATGGAGAGGCTGGTTGAGTGATGTGGTCTCAGGGATAATGGGGCCATTTGGGGACCACAGGTGGTGAAGCTAGGGAAGCTGCTCAGCAGAGAATGAAGCTGCTGCTGAAAGAGGCAGATGTGAAAATGAGACTGCAGAGAGGGCTGTCTCCTGATGGCTTTCTGGTCCTTGGTCCCTGTCCCTTGGGAAGCCcagctgtactttaaaaaaaaaaaaaagttatttgatcactttcctctttttctcattcattctttctttttctttgtagggccacaaccatatggaggttcccaggctaggggtcaaatctgagctacagctgctggcctacaccacagtcacagcaccagcagatccgagccatgtctgccacctacaacacagctcatggcaatcccagatccttaacccactgagtgaggccagggatggaacccatgacctcatagttcctagtcggatttgtttctgctgtgccatgacgggaactccattattcttcctttatttatttgatttgttttatgacaacacctgcagcatatggaagttcccgggctaggggaatcagagctgcaactgtcggcttataccacagccatggcaacgccagatctaaacTACATCtgcgccctatgccacagcttgtggcaatgccggatccttaaccccccgagcaaggccagggatagaacccacatcctcacagacactatgtcaggttcttaacccactgagccacaatggggactccacaGCTATACTTCTACCCCTGGGTCCAAGAGATGCTATGTCCTAATAAATTCCCCTTTTTAGCTTTGATCCTAAATTTAGCCCAAGTCCTTGAAGGTGGGCACTGCCTTTGCATCGTAGGCAGTGCTGGGCCCACAGTTGTCTCAATTTTTTCACTGTTCTTGGGCTGGTTACAGTTCTGACAAAGAAGAGCCACAAGATTGAGGCAAAAGGTCGTGCTGAAGAATGACTGTGGCTACAGTGCAGAGCACTGCCTGCTGTGTGTCCAGCTAAACTAGCTGGATCCCCCCACAAATAGGCATTGAGCTCCACAGGTACGTTATGTGTCAGGCACCATTCTGGCTCTGGGCATACAGCAGTGAAGCTGAAGCCCTGATGTCTGTGGGAAGGGTTCTTGCTTGGACACGTTTTCCAAAGTGGATCCCATGGCCTTGGGTGATAATGACCATGGTCATTTGGGACTGGCTACTTAAACTGGATGTAACAAACTTGAAAGCCATCAGGGCACCATGTGCACAGAGAAAGCTGATCTACAAGGGGGAACTAACAAAGCAGAGGTTCATGGAGAAaagagtcattcttttttttttggtcttttatctttttagggctgcacccgtggcatatggaggttcccaggctagggatcaaatcggagctatagctgtcagcctacaccacagccacaacaactcgggatcctagcggtgtctgacctacaccacagctcacggcaatgccagatccttaacacactgagcaaggccagggatgggatcgaacctgagtcctcatggatactagtcaggttcgttaaccactgagctatgaagggaatgCCAAAACGGTCCTTCTTAAGAAGAGAGAGATCAGCGCTATAGGATGGCCCAGGCTGCTTTCAATAAAATCCTATCTTTGCCTAAATAAGttgaagtgttttttgttttgttttgttttttcttctttttggttgcAATGAGTTGAAGTGGGTTTTGGGGGGTTTCCCTTTTTGTTtgcatgaagttttttttttgttttcttttttcttttttttttccccccctaggcatgtggaaattcctgggccaggagaatccaacctgcactacagcagcaactcaagccacagcagtgacaacactaggtccttaacccattgagccaccagggaactcctggagtgggTTTCTGTTACTGGATGCCAAATGTCTGAGGTGCCTTGGTTCTAGATGGACAAATGTGAGATGACAAAGCCAAAATAAACCTGCAAGTGTGGAGCAAAACTGAAAATGGGACACGGCTTTATTGCTGGAAATGAATGGATCAATTGAACCACAGCCCATAAAGGATAGCACACAAGGAGCTCTTCTGAGGCTTAATGGTCTCATTTGCTGCCTTAAGGGCCCTGACAAGGACCATTTAGCTCCTAGGACAAAACGTGCTGAGTATTTAAGTGTGGGGTACAAAAGGACGGTCCCTGTTCCGCCTGCAAGcgcagagggggagagaggggcttTCCATGGGGGTGGACTTTGTTTTAATCCAAGCActgctgaaactgacagcactaacaacTTGAACCTAGCcaaaactcagattgggacttgaactcacatATCGGGACTCAAACCCAACCTAAAGCCAGATTAGGACtcgaacccatggttttaaattcgAGTTACTCACCCTGTGTCGGGACTCACTAAGGTTCGGGCTCTTTATGCCTCCAAGCAAAacgaattcagcaagagacaaagtgataggcaagaaacatttatttggaTGGGACTACAAACAGGCAGGCAAGAAAGCTCCGCCCCAGGACccggtgggccacagttttatcctccaaggggagtgggggttggaaaggcctgcctcttcctttcgggagcagcagctcctccttagtatccgtaagtatctggtaaggtgtgtattcaactcagctgaagggcggtcctcaaactcctacccattggtctgaatctgaatgcaggcctcttcccaccccccacccaaagaCCAGAGGCAATTCTCGGACCTCCACCTGTCatgcaagcctgccttgttctgatggttttcttgaacttacagtggtctcccaacatcccccaggtttccctctttatctatgatcccTATTGGGATGTCTACAATCACCTGtgcctgctccatccctatcacgGCTGCTTCCTAGAAGGTTGATCTTGGGTAAATAATCTGATCCCTCTGCGCCTTGAGCTCTGTACCAGCAAAACAGAGGTTCCTAATTTTCAGGAAAACACAGGTAAAGTGCAAAAGCTATACCTGGCACAGGAAAAAGCAGGGGCTGTGACCAGACCGCAGGCTCCTAAAGGAGAACTTGAAGATCCAGGCACTTCTCCAAGCGTGAGTCTTACACGTATGTCTGAAATGTGTGCTGGGGAAATTCACCAGGCACCACCAAGAGTTTGTAAGGAGTCTTTACAGAAAGCCATCTCCAGGAAAAGGGCAGCAGCGCCGACTAGGTAAGGCCCGTTGAGGCAGCTCTGGGGTCAGCCTTGCACTAGGCTTGGTTCCTCAAGGCACGTGGTGGCACCTCCTGTCACAGCTAGGGGACAAgtcagtttcattttgtttgttttccatctaACTCCGAGTTGTCCGTGTATTCAGAACTGAGTGACTGGCACTAAGAAAGGGAGTCCTGGGAACTACAGCTCTCAGGATTTtatcttacttttattttctagctCCACCCATTGggtatggaacttcctgggccaggaatggagtccaagccacagctgcggcaatgctggatcttttaacccgcttctccaggctagagatcaaacccacacctccaaaaCAACCTGAGCCaatgctgttggattcttaactcactgcaccacaggagaaacTCCTATCAGGATTTTAGAAGGATTTAGCCTCTTCCTGGTGAGTCCCCAAGCATCTTTCCCTGCATCTTAATGGGTGGATGAGGAAAATGTCCCTGATTAGCTGCATTCGGGGGTCCCCATGTTAAAGTCTGTTCAATCAGTACATTTTTActaagcacctattatgtgctacATGCTAGGGATAATCTGCAAAGGGACCATGTCTCTGCTGACACAGAGGCCACTTCTGAGTGAAGGTGGGACAGATaatgcacaaataaataaaaatatgatataaggggagttctggctgtggcacagcaatGTGGTGATGTCTTGGGAGTGccaggatacaggttggatccctagcctggcacagtgggttaaggatctgctgttgctacgtctgcggcataggtcacaattgtccctcggatctgatccctggcctgggaactccatatgacagggaggcccaaaaaaaaaaaaaagaaaaaaaaatatatatataatgtcagAAAACAAGAAGTGCTGTGGAAAAAAAGTGAGGCAGGATAAAGAAtgtaggagggagttccctggtggcctagtggttaacgatctggtggtgtcactactatggctcaggtcactgcggtggtgcaggttcgctccctggcctgggaacttctgcatcccgcaggcacaacttaaaaaaaatggggggggggggtaaaaggGGCTTACCCACCTGGAGATGCCAAAGTCTCCGAGGGAAGTAACACTGCAAAAAAGTGGGGAGTGAGTCCCATGGATATCTGGGTGCAGAGAATTCCAGAAAATCTCTTATACATTTATGCACATAATGACTCTCCAGGCAGATGCTGCAAGACCATAGCGTGGCCCCAGAATATTTTACCCCCACAGAGCATCCTCCAGGGTCGGCTTTCACGGAACACCCTGTAGGGACGGTGATGGAGCCAAATCTGATATTCTGCAAGGGGAGACATGAGCCCTCGGCAGGCAAGTATTGTCCCAAGCCCTGCAGTTCATTGTCCCTTAGCTTTGTCACCCTGTGGCCGATCACCAGTGAGGGCAAGCCCCTAAGATAAGATGGCCCAGCACCTGACAGCCGGGGAGAGAACCAAGGAACAAGTGTCTGGACCCTCCAGCTTAGAGGTGTCTGCTCCCCCATAGGGAAGCTTGTGCCTCTGACGGGAAGACTGCACCCCCTCATGACAGCCTCATGGAGGGGTGGATGCTTTCCAAAGTTCTTGCCACCTGTGTGGATGGTGGTTATGAGACACAGTCAGGCCATTCAGAAGTACATTTCCCACTGAGCTGACAGGAGAAAGCCATTCTCCTGTCTCTGTAGCCAGGCCTGGAAAATGATGCCAAGAGTGCCTGAAGCTGGGAGGGTACATGACAGCGAGCCTCCATGCATCAAGCTCAGATCCTCCAGTAACTGATGGAAAGCTGTGGTCAGGAAACCTGCGCGCTCTCTCTTTGGACATCGCGAAGCAAGTTGaccaagagagggagggaaacacAGATGAATGAGCACACCACATGCAGGTGCAAATTTATCCAGAACAGCCACCGGAGAGAATATACACCAGACGTGCACTTTTAAATGTAGCCCTGGCAGCAGGAGTTTCCTGCTGACCAAGTTCACATGTCCAGGATGAGGTCTGCACGTTCCAGGAAGGCACTAGGAGGATGACATGCCGCTACAAGTCCACCAAACCCCAGACACAACATGTGACAAGACATTCTTGACTCCCAGTAATGCTCTTAAAGATTCGAgccaatgccagaactgagcgtTTTCACCTTAGATCAATGGTTCTCAACAGGATTGGTtctgctctgcccctccccctgctggGGGGGGTggcatttggcaaagtcacagtgGCTGGAGGGGGAGCTGCTCCTGGCATCTGGCATCAGGGATTCTGccaaacatcctacaatgcaaaGGACCGtccccacagcaaagaattattCTACCCTCAGAATCATTAGTGCCAAGGTTGAAAAAACCCTGCTCCAGACAAAGGAAAATCCATTCTCTTGGGCAGTGAGGATTCCAGTCATAGAACCTGGCCACCTAGTGTCAGCTCCACCAAAAAGAAGCAGGAAACAAGCATCCTTGAACATCAGCCTGAGTGTGGTACTTACCGTTTTTCTTTACAGAACCGTCACTTTCACAAAGACTGTTTTTCTATCCCTCCCCAGTCTAGAGCTATAAGTCTAATTGTCCATGGCATGATATAAACAGATATCTCTTCCCTatctccttttctccatccccAGGCCCAACTCTGTGCATCAAAACTTGGAATTTCCTAactgtaatataaaaaaaatgtgggaaagaAAATGATCAGTAGTACCTACAAGCTCAAGTCGATTTTGACaagttttagattattttaaagcataCTTGGAACTAATGGAAGATatggaacaaataaaacagcTAAACAAAAGTTATGGCAAGAACCCTACTGGGCTATAGTTCTTccttatcaggaaaaaaaaaaaaagttaactaatATAGCATGCATCTCAGAGATAAGCTGAGCTCAGTACTGTATAGAAGTtgggtagttcccatcgtggctcagcaggttaagaacccagctttgtctctgtgaggatgcaggttcaatccctggccttgctcagtgggttaaggctctggcgttgccacaagccgtggtgtaggtctcagatgcagcttggatccgtgttgttgtggctgtggtgtaggccagcatctgcagctctgattcgaccactagcctgggaacgtccatatgccacagatgcagccataaaaagaaaaattgaaataaaagttgGGAAGTGCCTGGGAACTTGAAACCCAATAAAATGTTCTTAGTGTTTATCCTCAAGATGTCTAATTTCAGAATGCATCCCTGATGATTGCGTccagtcaagaaaaaaaatcagcatctaCTTTCACCAaacacaaaagagagaaaaataatataagcatGAGCTAGCGAggctttccttcatttttagggGTAAACTATGACAAGCTGTGAATATATGTGTTGGTGAGAGAAATTGTGTGAATACCTGACATAAACAAGTGAGTACATGCCTCTGCCTTATCTAAATGCTGCCTCTTTCAAAGCTGAACAGCATTCACAAAACAAAGATAAACGCTGCATATTTTGTTTCGGACAAATTAGTCGTCGGTTCTAAAGATCAGATTCAAAGTATGAATCCACAAAGAGACTTTCCGAAGAGGAAAGGACACACCATTCTAGCTGTTGCCAATGATAAATTCATGTTTGCACCAAATGGATTCTTTTAAATCAGCACAAATACAGCAGAGGAAAAGATACAGGAATATACCTCTCACAGGAGATGCTGTGAGCAGAAGAGCACAATAATTTAAAGAGTGATGCTACATGTATTGAAAATATCCACTCCATGCATTAAAATGGCAAAGAGGAattgggaccaaaaaaaaaaaaaaaatctaactgctATTTAGGGTAAAACTTGATTTTGATGTTTATttcccaggttaaaaaaaaatctttttaggacttaagatttttttccattggccTGAAAGCAGTAAAAACTGTCCATTAATCCCTCCTTAGGCCAATAATAGAAAGGTCTCAAGGGACAAATAGGAGCCAGAATTAAGACTGAAGTGGAAACAGTAAGGAGAAGCACAGCAAATGACTAGGTTCTAAGGATAGACTAAAAAAACAGGTTATCCCACAGTCCTACTTTAAGCATAGCTGAATTCTCATATGTGCACATTTCACCACGTACTTACTTTCCTTGATTAAATATACAAGTAAAAGGAATATGATGTTATCTCTGTGGACGGCTTCAAGTCAGAGTTTCTCAACTTTGATACCACTGTCACTTGGGGAGCAGGGACATGAGGGCAGGGCTGTCCTGGGCACAGtcgaatgtttagcagcatccctggcttctacctcCAGGATACTAGTAGCCGCTCCCAGTGCGACAAACAAAAaca contains the following coding sequences:
- the TMEM51 gene encoding transmembrane protein 51 isoform X1 — encoded protein: MAQSKANGSHYALTAIGLGMLVLGVIMAMWNLVPGFSASEKPTAQGNNKTEIGSSILKSKTFSVAYVLVGAGVMLLLLSICLSIRDKRKQRQGEELAHIQQPGVEPHAQEEDSQEEEEEASSRYYVPSYEEVMNTNYSEAREPDQNPRMSISLPSYESLTGLDETTPTTTRADIETSPGNPPDRQNSKLAKRLKPLKVRRIKSEKLHLKDFRINLPDKNVPPPSIEPLTPPPQYEEVQEKAPDARPPD